A single region of the Raphanus sativus cultivar WK10039 chromosome 1, ASM80110v3, whole genome shotgun sequence genome encodes:
- the LOC108861982 gene encoding LOW QUALITY PROTEIN: G-type lectin S-receptor-like serine/threonine-protein kinase RKS1 (The sequence of the model RefSeq protein was modified relative to this genomic sequence to represent the inferred CDS: inserted 1 base in 1 codon; substituted 1 base at 1 genomic stop codon), producing MKTIGVLXVLCHVQSHMNQFLSCIPLSNYRNFTANVVSLNGVQVGFXILHNIYTFHHIKPETNTEMKIVFVIFFCSLLQSCISTDTITRRQSLRDGEVLLSQGERFAFGFFSLGVSKLRYVGIWYAQISEQTVVWVANRDRPVNGTSGLIKFSSRGNLCVYASANRTEPLWSTNVPDSIMEPTLAARLSKTGNLVLLDSVTGRGYWESFDHPTDTFLPFMRLGFTRKDGLDRFLTSWRSPNDPGSGNGTFRMDRRGFPELILHKGTSHWWRTGPWTGLRWSGVPEMNRGYIFNNSFVNNQDEVSFTYGVTDASVITRLKVNERGTIQRFTWIAKDKRWNEFWSVPKEECDYYAHCGVNGFCDPTSSETFECTCLPGFEPNISRHWFLRDYTGGCSRKNETSLCLEEDGFVKLTHAKIPDTENASVVDMNITLKECKQRCLMNCSCVAYASAYHDGEGGETGCLTWHGDMLDTRTYLNSGQDFYIRANKEELARWDTTSGSSRKTRVVLVLISLSAAVMLLMVIVFCFVRKRRKSSMLRRSSTTFSMVPFDFENSLKFEDDRELPLFDLNTIAAATDNFSSHNKLGAGGFGPVYKGVLQNGMEIAVKRLSKNSGQGMEEFKNEVKLISKLQHRNLVRILGCCVESEEKMLVYEYLPNKSLDCFIFDEEQRAGLDWPIRMKIIRGIARGTMYLHQDSRLRIIHRDLKASNILLDNEMVPKISDFGMARIFGGNQIEGCTNRVVGTIGYMSPEYAMEGHFSVKSDVYSFGVLMLEIITGKKNSSFRKESSNLVGHIWDLWEKGEAKYVIDNLMDRETYKESEVVKCIHIGLLCVQENASDRPDMSSVLLMLGQNAIDLPNPKLPAFTSVRRRGGENVALLIAEPASSVNDVTFTDIQGR from the exons ATGAAAACTATTGGTGTTCTTTAAGTTCTGTGTCATGTTCAAAGTCACATGAATCAGTTCTTAAGTTGCATCCCTTTGAGTAATTATCGGAACTTTACAGCTAATGTTGTTAGTTTAAATGGTGTTCAAGTTGGCT TAATACTACACAACATTTATACGTTTCATCACATCAAACCAGAAACAAACACAGAAATGAAGATTGTCTTTGTCATCTTCTTTTGCTCCCTGCTCCAATCATGTATCTCCACTGATACCATCACGAGAAGACAGTCACTGAGAGATGGTGAAGTCTTACTCTCTCAAGGGGAGAGATTCGCCTTTGGATTCTTCAGCCTTGGAGTTTCAAAGCTCCGATATGTTGGGATTTGGTACGCTCAAATCTCTGAGCAGACTGTTGTATGGGTTGCAAACAGAGACCGTCCCGTTAACGGTACATCTGGCCTGATAAAGTTCAGCAGCAGAGGGAATCTCTGCGTCTATGCATCAGCCAACAGGACAGAGCCTCTCTGGTCGACTAATGTTCCCGACAGTATAATGGAACCAACTTTAGCTGCGAGACTCTCTAAAACAGGGAACCTTGTTCTCCTTGATTCAGTCACAGGGAGAGGTTATTGGGAGAGCTTTGACCATCCTACAGACACTTTCCTACCCTTTATGAGGTTAGGTTTCACACGAAAAGACGGTTTGGATCGGTTTCTGACATCATGGAGATCACCTAACGACCCTGGCTCCGGAAACGGTACGTTCCGGATGGACCGTAGAGGGTTTCCGGAGCTTATTCTACACAAAGGTACGTCGCATTGGTGGCGTACCGGGCCGTGGACCGGGCTGAGATGGAGCGGCGTGCCCGAAATGAACAGAGGATACATCTTCAACAACTCTTTTGTGAATAATCAGGACGAGGTATCGTTCACTTACGGTGTGACGGATGCTTCGGTGATAACGAGGTTGAAAGTGAACGAGAGAGGAACCATACAACGGTTCACGTGGATAGCCAAGGACAAGAGATGGAACGAGTTCTGGTCGGTTCCTAAAGAGGAATGCGACTACTACGCACACTGCGGCGTCAACGGATTCTGCGATCCCACTAGCTCAGAGACGTTCGAGTGCACGTGCTTACCTGGCTTTGAGCCCAATATTAGTCGTCACTGGTTCTTGAGGGACTACACGGGCGGGTGTTCGAGGAAGAACGAAACTTCTCTGTGCCTTGAGGAAGACGGGTTTGTGAAGCTAACGCACGCGAAGATTCCCGACACAGAAAATGCAAGTGTTGTTGATATGAACATAACGTTGAAAGAGTGCAAACAGAGGTGCTTGATGAACTGCTCTTGCGTCGCTTACGCAAGCGCTTACCACGACGGTGAGGGAGGAGAGACAGGGTGCTTGACGTGGCACGGTGATATGTTGGATACGAGGACTTACTTGAACTCTGGACAAGATTTCTACATACGTGCTAACAAGGAAGAGTTAG CGCGGTGGGACACAACAAGTGGCTCATCAAGGAAGACAAGAGTTGTTCTGGTTCTCATCAGTTTATCTGCAGCCGTAATGCTACTAATGGTCATTGTGTTCTGTTTTGTAAGGAAGCGGCGAA AGTCGAGCATGCTTAGAAGATCTTCAACAACCTTCTCAATGGTtccttttgattttgaaaactCACTCAAATTTGAAGATGACAGGGAGTTGCCTCTCTTTGATCTTAACACGATCGCTGCAGCCACCGATAACTTTTCTTCCCATAACAAGCTTGGTGCAGGTGGTTTCGGACCCGTTTATAAG GGCGTGTTACAAAACGGTATGGAGATAGCGGTAAAGAGGTTGTCTAAGAACTCAGGACAAGGGATGGAAGAGTTCAAGAACGAGGTCAAGTTGATATCGAAGCTGCAGCATCGAAACCTCGTGAGGATCTTAGGGTGTTGCGTTGAATCAGAAGAGAAGATGTTGGTATATGAGTACTTACCAAACAAGAGCCTAGACTGTTTTATATTCG ATGAAGAGCAGAGAGCGGGGTTGGATTGGCCAATACGGATGAAGATAATCCGAGGGATTGCTCGTGGAACCATGTATCTACATCAAGATTCAAGACTGAGGATCATCCACAGAGACCTCAAGGCGAGCAATATACTTCTTGACAACGAAATGGTCCCCAAGATATCGGACTTCGGCATGGCTAGAATCTTTGGAGGCAACCAAATCGAAGGATGCACAAACCGGGTCGTTGGAACAAT TGGATATATGTCACCTGAGTATGCAATGGAGGGTCATTTCTCAGTTAAATCCGACGTCTATAGCTTTGGAGTATTGATGTTAGAGATCATAACCGGAAAGAAAAACAGTTCTTTCCGCAAGGAATCATCGAACCTTGTCGGACAC ATTTGGGATCTATGGGAAAAAGGTGAAGCAAAATACGTCATAGATAACTTGATGGATCGAGAGACTTATAAAGAAAGCGAAGTGGTGAAGTGCATACACATTGGGTTGCTTTGCGTGCAAGAAAACGCTTCGGACAGACCAGACATGTCTTCTGTTCTCCTCATGTTGGGTCAAAACGCTATTGATCTTCCAAATCCGAAGCTTCCTGCGTTTACTTCCGTGAGAAGGAGAGGCGGCGAAAATGTTGCTTTGCTCATTGCAGAACCTGCTAGTTCTGTTAATGACGTTACCTTCACCGATATTCAAGGTCGTTAG
- the LOC108854847 gene encoding LOW QUALITY PROTEIN: G-type lectin S-receptor-like serine/threonine-protein kinase SD1-13 (The sequence of the model RefSeq protein was modified relative to this genomic sequence to represent the inferred CDS: inserted 2 bases in 1 codon) — protein sequence MGRCSLLFLLFTLSFVSLRFCLCVDVLSFSTELKDSETTLGSNPDGFRFGFFSPVDSTARYAGVWFNNIPVQKQAVVWVANKDSPINDSSGVIRISKDGNLVVADGRGQVHWSTNLSRPAGAANTTYARLLSTGNLVLQDSEDKKLWESFEHPQNAFLPTMTISTDARTGKRLMLRSWKSXYSAGMIPLPFPELALWKDGRMLWRSGPWNGQNFLGLPERESRVDLYGFKLANDNRGSVSMSFGYNQSMYHFLLDSEGHAMEKYWSEANQEWSMGLMFPTNCDIYAKCGQFTSCQSRLDPPCKCFKGFEPRSYEEWNRGNWTQGCVRKTLLQCQRGHNNGSSEGDGFLRLKKMKVPNNPQRSEVNEQDCPGSCLRNCSCTAYFYDTGLGCLLWTENLIDMQEFSVSGVTLHVRLAGSELKTSSNRSLVIVITTVGCAFLVAVIVLLALRKVAKRREKNRNARLLFERMEALNSNESGAIAVNQNKLKDLPLFEYQVLAAATENFAVTNKLGEGGFGSVYKGKLREGQEIAVKRLSQNSGQGLEEFVNEVVVISKLQHRNLVRLLGFCIEGEERMLVYEFMPGNSLDACLSDPAKQRVLDWKTRFNIIDGICRGLMYLHRDSRLRIIHRDLKGSNILLDENLNPKISDFGLARIFRGNEDEASTLRVVGTYGCMAPEYALGGLFSEKSDVFSLGVILLEIVSGRRNSSFNNDEQNLNLSAYAWKLWNDGETTTLVDPVILDECFENEIQRCVHIGLLCVQDHANDRPSVSAVVWMLSTENSNLPEPKQPAFIARRVSPDVESPWQSDQRASINNVSITEITGR from the exons ATGGGTCgttgttctcttctttttcttctttttacatTGTCTTTTGTCTCTTTGAGGTTTTGTTTGTGTGTGGATGTACTTTCATTCTCTACGGAGCTCAAAGACTCGGAGACGACGCTCGGGTCAAACCCCGACGGTTTCAGGTTTGGTTTCTTCAGTCCGGTTGACTCCACGGCTCGCTACGCTGGTGTTTGGTTCAACAACATTCCTGTGCAGAAGCAGGCCGTGGTTTGGGTAGCAAACAAAGACAGCCCGATCAACGACTCTTCCGGAGTGATTCGTATATCCAAAGACGGGAATCTCGTGGTCGCGGATGGTCGTGGACAGGTTCACTGGTCCACGAACCTCTCGCGACCAGCAGGAGCTGCGAACACCACTTACGCAAGGCTTCTGAGCACAGGGAACCTCGTACTTCAAGACAGTGAGGATAAGAAACTATGGGAGAGTTTCGAGCATCCTCAGAACGCATTCTTGCCGACGATGACCATCTCTACCGACGCAAGAACAGGGAAGAGACTCATGCTTAGATCGTGGAAAAG CTACTCAGCCGGTATGATTCCCTTACCGTTTCCAGAGCTCGCCTTATGGAAAGACGGTCGTATGTTATGGCGTAGCGGCCCGTGGAACGGTCAAAACTTCCTCGGATTACCGGAGAGGGAATCACGCGTCGATCTCTACGGGTTCAAACTCGCTAACGACAACAGAGGATCCGTCTCCATGTCGTTTGGTTACAACCAGTCCATGTATCATTTTCTCTTGGACTCCGAGGGGCACGCCATGGAGAAGTACTGGAGCGAGGCTAACCAAGAATGGAGCATGGGGTTGATGTTTCCGACAAACTGCGATATATACGCCAAGTGCGGCCAGTTCACTAGTTGCCAATCCCGTTTAGATCCGCCTTGCAAGTGTTTTAAAGGGTTTGAGCCACGAAGCTACGAGGAGTGGAACAGAGGGAACTGGACTCAGGGATGCGTGAGAAAGACGCTACTGCAGTGCCAGAGAGGCCACAACAATGGGAGTAGTGAGGGTGATGGTTTTCTGaggttgaagaagatgaaagttCCAAACAATCCACAGCGGTCTGAAGTCAACGAGCAAGACTGTCCTGGAAGCTGTCTGAGAAACTGTTCTTGTACTGCTTACTTTTACGACACAGGGCTAGGATGTCTTCTTTGGACCGAAAACTTGATCGACATGCAGGAGTTTTCGGTCTCTGGCGTTACACTCCACGTCCGTCTCGCTGGTTCTGAGCTCA AAACCTCGAGCAATAGATCACTAGTGATCGTAATCACGACGGTAGGATGCGCGTTTCTTGTCGCGGTGATTGTTCTTTTAGCATTAAGGAAGGTAGCAAAACGTAGAG AAAAGAATAGAAACGCGAGGTTACTGTTTGAGAGGATGGAAGCTTTAAATAGCAACGAGTCTGGAGCCATCGCTGTGAATCAAAACAAGCTTAAAGATCTACCATTGTTCGAGTATCAAGTTTTAGCTGCAGCTACTGAAAACTTCGCTGTCACAAACAAGCTAGGAGAAGGAGGCTTTGGTTCCGTTTATAAG GGGAAGTTACGAGAAGGGCAAGAGATCGCTGTGAAGAGGCTCTCACAAAATTCTGGACAAGGACTCGAAGAGTTTGTAAACGAGGTGGTTGTGATCTCTAAGTTGCAGCACAGGAACCTCGTGAGATTGCTTGGTTTCTGCATTGAAGGAGAAGAAAGGATGCTTGTCTATGAGTTCATGCCAGGGAATTCTTTGGATGCATGCTTATCTG ACCCGGCAAAGCAAAGAGTTCTTGACTGGAAGACACGGTTCAACATAATAGATGGGATTTGCAGAGGTCTCATGTACCTTCACAGAGATTCAAGGCTGAGGATCATACACAGAGATCTCAAAGGCAGCAATATCTTGTTAGATGAGAATCTAAACCCGAAGATATCCGATTTTGGGCTGGCAAGGATCTTCCGGGGGAATGAGGACGAAGCTAGCACCCTAAGAGTTGTTGGAACATA TGGTTGTATGGCACCTGAGTACGCATTGGGAGGGCTATTCTCGGAGAAGTCAGATGTTTTCAGCTTAGGAGTCATACTCCTGGAGATTGTGAGTGGAAGAAGAAACTCAAGCTTTAACAATGATGAGCAGAATCTGAATCTTTCAGCTTAT GCATGGAAACTATGGAATGATGGAGAAACCACCACTCTTGTAGATCCTGTCATTCTAGACGAGTGTTTTGAAAACGAAATACAAAGATGTGTGCACATAGGACTACTGTGTGTACAAGATCACGCTAATGATAGACCGAGCGTTTCAGCGGTGGTTTGGATGCTAAGTACAGAGAACTCAAACCTTCCGGAGCCAAAGCAGCCAGCGTTTATAGCTAGAAGGGTCTCACCAGACGTTGAATCACCTTGGCAAAGTGACCAAAGAGCATCTATCAACAATGTGAGCATCACAGAAATCACAGGACGTTAG
- the LOC108854941 gene encoding universal stress protein PHOS32, whose translation MASPGKSPRKSPTVVTVQPSSPRFPITTTPTAGAQRKIGIAVDLSDESAHAVQWAVQNYLRSGDAVVLLHVQPTSVLYGADWGAIDLSPQWDPENEESQKKLEDDFDVFTNKKAGDVAQPLVEAEIPFKIHIVKDHDMKERLCLEVERLGLSTLIMGSRGFGAKKRSSKGRLGSVSDYSVHHCACPVVVVRFPDDKDGEDETSGENGAENLVESDKLHTVPEVAEEEGDKDEYHDASDKHQAGGDLPKET comes from the exons ATGGCCTCACCGGGAAAGTCACCGAGGAAATCCCCCACCGTCGTCACCGTGCAGCCGTCTTCTCCCAGGTTCCCGATCACCACCACACCGACGGCCGGAGCTCAACGCAAGATCGGGATCGCCGTCGATCTAAGCGACGAGAGCGCCCACGCGGTCCAATGGGCCGTTCAGAACTACCTCCGATCAGGAGACGCCGTCGTCCTCCTCCACGTCCAGCCGACGAGCGTCCTCTACGGCGCCGACTGGGGCGCCATTGACCTGTCTCCGCAGTGGGACCCGGAGAACGAGGAGTCTCAGAAGAAGCTGGAGGACGATTTCGACGTCTTCACCAACAAGAAGGCGGGCGACGTCGCTCAGCCTCTTGTCGAGGCGGAGATACCGTTTAAGATCCATATCGTGAAGGATCACGATATGAAGGAGAGGCTGTGTCTGGAGGTTGAGAGGTTAGGGCTCAGCACTTTGATCATGGGTAGCAGAGGCTTCGGCGCGAAGAAGCGGAGCAGCAAAGGGAGGTTGGGGAGTGTGAGTGATTACTCTGTTCATCACTGTGCTTGTCCCGTGGTGGTCGTTAGGTTTCCGGATGATAAGGACGGAGAGGATGAGACATCCGGCGAGAATGGGGCTGAGAATCTGGTGGAAAGCGATAAGCTTCATACGGTTCCTGAGGTTGCTGAGGAGGAGGGAGACAAGGATGAGTACCATGATGCTTCGGATAAGCACCAAGCAG GAGGAGACCTCCCTAAGGAgacatag
- the LOC108815420 gene encoding protein PLANT CADMIUM RESISTANCE 10 produces MADLNKLESGGAAVTGDIGVEAGGGGGAAVEEREMLAELEGISVLDFDLLCSTVALQTQGKWRKLESSDEEDAADDEYGGGVLRLWEGDVMDCLEDRHLCIESACCPCYRFGKNMTRTGFGSCFLQGAVHMILIIGLLFNVAAFAVTKRHCFLYLAVAFLLLIASYLGFFRMQIRRKFNIRGDDSFFDDCIHHLMCPFCTLTQESKTLEINNVHDGIWHGRGDTLCIGGYPEGKSLLQLHSPPVIVSTMSSEP; encoded by the exons ATGGCGGATTTGAATAAACTAGAGAGCGGGGGAGCCGCCGTAACAGGCGACATTGGAGTCGAagccggcggcggcggcggcgcaGCGGTGGAAGAGAGGGAGATGCTAGCGGAGTTGGAAGGAATATCTGTGTTGGACTTCGATCTGCTCTGCTCGACGGTGGCGCTTCAGACTCAGGGGAAATGGAGGAAACTAGAAAGCTCGGATGAAGAAGATGCGGCGGATGATGAATACGGCGGCGGCGTTTTACGCCTTTGGGAAGGGGATGTTATGGATTGCCTCGAGGACCGTCATCTCTGCATAGAATCCGCTTG CTGTCCGTGTTACAGATTTGGGAAGAACATGACGAGGACCGGTTTTGGTTCTTGCTTTCTTCAG GGTGCTGTTCATATGATTCTTATCATTGGTCTCCTATTCAACGTTGCAGCTTTTGCTGTAACCAAGAGGCATTGCTTTCTCTATCTGGCTGTTGCTTTCCTCCTTTTGATTGCATCCTACCTAGGTTTCTTCCGTATGCAGATAAGAAGGAAGTTTAACATTAGA GGGGATGATAGTTTCTTTGACGATTGCATCCACCACCTCATGTGTCCCTTCTGTACATTAACTCAG GAATCGAAAACACTGGAGATAAACAACGTCCATGATGGTATCTGGCATGGTCGAGGAGACACGCTATGCATAGGCGGCTATCCTGAAGGAAAATCTTTGCTTCAGCTTCACTCTCCTCCAGTTATTGTATCAACAATGTCATCTGAACCCTAA
- the LOC108807353 gene encoding uncharacterized protein LOC108807353, translating to MSRFFIFRIVEKHKQSLLSNQKERVSQWGSYTVSLRSPQFRFHTSSSRIPSKGISFLSNHLSRRRCCSSSVSARNVVTHHAQVAWNRLHRNYSVVRQWNLPRINTIAQAFCLSLTRSHLLIPGIVAVTCGKLAWASQRAPLDPYPSHKSLYTRAKNGPIFLTSLLFSVIEGFVLIGRAFYIACLFTPSVLMGLVVELCGPRFRKLWLEMVHRTLERAGPAFIKWGQWAATRPDLFPQDLCSQLSKLHSDAPQHSFAYTKKTIEKAFGRKLSEIFEEFEEAPLASGSIAQVHRASLRFQYPGQKSKSSLVAVKVRHPGVGESIRRDFVIINFVAKISTLIPALKWLRLDESVQQFGVFMLSQVDLAREASHLSRFIYNFRRWKDVSFPKPVYPLVHPAVLVETYEHGESVARYVDGMDGHEWIKTRLAHIGTHALLKMLLVDNFIHADMHPGNILVRKKASRGGLFKTKKPHIVFLDVGMTAELSKNDRENLLDFFKAVALRDGRTAAERTLKLSRKQNCPNPEAFIEEVEEAFKFWGTAEGDLVHPADCMHELLEKVRRHRVNIDGNVCTVMVTTLVLEGWQRKLDPGYDVMHTLQTMVLKTDWAKSLSYTVDGLMAP from the exons ATGTCAAG ATTTTTTATCTTTAGAATAGTTGAAAAGCACAAGCAATCTCTTTTATCGAATCAGAAAGAGAGAGTGTCTCAATGGGGAAGCTATACTGTTTCTCTAAGATCGCCTCAGTTCAGATTTCACACTTCCTCCTCTAGGATTCCGAGTAAAGGAATAAGCTTTTTGAGTAATCACCTGTCCCGGCGGCGTTGTTGTTCTTCTAGTGTCTCTGCGAGAAATGTAGTTACACATCACGCTCAAGTCGCTTGGAACAGGCTTCACCGTAACTACTCTGTTGTCCGCCAATGGAACTTACCTCGCATCAACACCATCGCTCAAGCCTTCTGCTTGTCTCTCACCCGTTCACACCTCTTAATACCCGGCATCGTCGCCGTCACTTGTGGAAAGCTAGCGTGGGCGTCGCAGAGAGCTCCCTTAGATCCTTATCCTTCGCATAAATCTCTCTACACAAGGGCAAAGAACGGTCCTATCTTCCTGACTTCGCTGTTGTTTTCGGTTATAGAGGGTTTTGTTTTGATAGGGAGAGCTTTTTACATAGCTTGTCTGTTTACTCCTAGTGTCCTGATGGGACTGGTTGTTGAACTATGCGGGCCACGTTTTAGGAAACTATGGCTTGAGATGGTTCATCGAACTCTCGAACGAGCAGGTCCTGCTTTCATCAAATGGGGTCAATGGGCAGCTACTAGACCAGATCTCTTCCCTCAAGATCTCTGCTCACAGCTCTCTAAGCTTCACAGTGACGCTCCTCAGCATAGCTTTGCGTACACTAAGAAGACTATAGAGAAGGCGTTCGGACGCAAGCTCTCCGAGATATTCGAGGAGTTTGAAGAGGCGCCGCTGGCGTCAGGGAGCATTGCGCAGGTGCATAGAGCTTCCTTGAGGTTTCAGTATCCAGGGCAAAAGTCTAAGTCTTCCTTGGTTGCTGTTAAAGTCAGACATCCAGGCGTTGGCGAGTCTATAAGGAGAGACTTTGTGATCATCAATTTCGTGGCGAAGATATCTACTTTGATCCCGGCTTTGAAGTGGTTGAGACTGGACGAGAGCGTGCAGCAGTTCGGTGTCTTCATGCTGTCTCAAGTCGATCTCGCGAGGGAGGCTTCTCATTTGAGTAGGTTCATATACAACTTCAGGAGATGGAAAGATGTTTCGTTCCCTAAACCTGTGTATCCGCTTGTCCACCCTGCTGTTCTGGTGGAGACGTACGAGCACGGAGAGAGCGTGGCGCGTTATGTTGATGGCATGGATGGACACGAGTGGATCAAGACTAGGTTGGCTCATATCGGGACTCATGCTCTCTTGAAGATGCTCCTG gttgaTAACTTTATTCACGCTGACATGCATCCGGGGAATATTCTTGTCCGGAAAAAGGCATCTCGTGGAGGTCTTTTCAAGACAAAGAAGCCGCACATCGTTTTCCTTGACGTGGGGATGACTGCAGAGCTCTCAAAGAACGACAGAGAGAACTTACTTGATTTTTTCAAGGCGGTTGCGCTTAGGGATGGGAGGACTGCTGCTGAGCGAACTCTTAAGTTGTCAAGAAAGCAAAACTGTCCCAATCCAGAGGCTTTTATTGAG GAAGTAGAAGAAGCATTCAAGTTCTGGGGAACCGCTGAGGGAGACTTAGTACATCCAGCAGATTGCATGCACGAATTACTTGAGAAAGTAAGGCGCCATAGAGTTAACATTGACGGGAATGTGTGCACTGTGATGGTGACAACACTAGTTCTCGAG GGTTGGCAACGGAAACTTGATCCAGGATATGATGTGATGCACACACTGCAAACAATGGTGCTGAAAACCGACTGGGCTAAGTCTCTTTCTTACACGGTGGATGGTCTGATGGCGCCGTAG
- the LOC108807362 gene encoding partner of Y14 and mago: MGSSNRSGEQRKQMAELSKSLKEGERILEPTRRPDGTLRKPIRIRAGYVPQDEVLVYQSKGSLMKKELASLGPPGYEPDPTPKPKTKAAKKNERKKEKRLQAAAQKGTSSEDGSASNVDKEEAVSTVTSSNGSQSVNVLVSTLKALDVSSNNDVASSDLGEAPNPGTAREDTEKRIRALKKKIRLTEAQQQKTDPKDLKPEQLEKFSKLEEWKQELEALEDKEA, translated from the exons ATGGGAAGCAGCAACAGAAGCGGAGAACAAAGAAAGCAAATGGCAGAACTAAGCAAAAGCCTTAAAGAAGGTGAGAGGATTCTGGAGCCTACTCGTAGACCTGATGGTACTCTCCGGAAACCCATCCGAATTCGAGCTGGATATGTTCCTCAAGATGAAGTTCTCGTTTATCAGTCCAAAGGTTCTTTG ATGAAGAAGGAGCTGGCCTCACTAGGACCTCCAGGTTATGAACCGGATCCAACTCCTAAACCAAAGACTAAAGCTGCTAAAAAGAACGAACgtaagaaagagaagagattaCAG GCTGCTGCGCAAAAAGGTACCAGCTCTGAGGATGGATCAGCTAGTAATGTAGACAAAGAAGAAGCTGTTTCCACTGTGACCTCAAGCAATGGATCCCAATCTGTGAATGTATTGGTTTCTACTCTGAAGGCTTTAGATGTTTCTTCAAATAATGATGTAGCTTCTTCGGACCTTGGAGAAGCACCCAATCCAGGAACTGCAAGAGAAGACACTGAGAAAAGAATACGTGCACTTAAGAAGAAA ATCCGACTCACAGAAGCTCAACAGCAGAAGACTGATCCCAAAGACCTTAAGCCGGAGCAATTGGAGAAGTTCTCTAAGTTGGAGGAATGGAAGCAAGAACTCGAGGCTTTGGAGGATAAGGAGGCTTAG